A genomic segment from Archangium lipolyticum encodes:
- a CDS encoding aminoacyl-tRNA deacylase yields the protein MIPEPIQHYLHEQHVPFLRHWHSRAVTAQELAQSLHVTGYRVVKSVIVQADQKLWICLIPASATLDLEKVRETLGAREARLATEDEFADRFPECELGAEPPFGKLYGLPVLMDGGLEVAEDLLLRAGSHEEALEVSVEDFVGLESPRMASISLEQPERSHAVHHDLHP from the coding sequence ATGATCCCCGAGCCCATCCAGCACTACCTCCACGAGCAGCACGTTCCCTTCCTGCGGCACTGGCACTCGCGCGCGGTGACGGCGCAGGAGCTGGCGCAATCGCTCCATGTGACGGGTTACCGCGTGGTCAAGTCGGTCATCGTCCAGGCGGACCAGAAGCTGTGGATCTGCCTCATTCCCGCCTCGGCGACGCTGGACCTGGAAAAGGTCCGGGAGACGCTCGGCGCCCGGGAGGCCCGGCTGGCCACCGAGGACGAGTTCGCGGACCGGTTCCCGGAATGCGAGCTGGGAGCGGAGCCCCCCTTCGGCAAGCTCTATGGCCTGCCCGTGCTCATGGACGGCGGCCTGGAGGTGGCGGAGGACCTGCTACTGCGCGCCGGTTCGCACGAGGAAGCCCTGGAGGTGAGCGTCGAGGACTTCGTCGGCCTCGAGTCACCCCGGATGGCCTCCATCAGCCTGGAACAACCGGAGCGGTCGCACGCCGTGCACCACGACCTGCACCCGTAG
- a CDS encoding UDP-glucose dehydrogenase family protein, with translation MHIAIIGTGYVGLVAGTCFADSGNDVICVDIDARKIAQLQQGEVPIYEPGLEELIRKNTRDRRLSFTTDLAASVSRAQVVFIAVGTPEGETGEADLQYVLAAAEQIGRAMRQYTVVVDKSTVPVGTADKVREVISRVTEVEFDVVSNPEFLKEGAALDDFLKPDRVVIGTESERARKVMGQLYAPFVRTENPILYMDTRSAELTKYAANAMLATRISFMNDIAALCERVGADVDFVRKGMGADKRIGYPFLFPGVGYGGSCFPKDVKALVAKGREQGLELDLLRAVERTNERQKKALVHKALKHFGSLDGRKFAVWGLAFKPKTDDMREAPSIEVIEGLLAKGAQVSAHDPVAERTARRVFGERIRYTNVPYEALEGADALFVVTEWNEFRHPDFERMKALMKTPVIFDGRNIYDPSRMKELGFSYMGLGRR, from the coding sequence ATGCACATCGCCATCATCGGAACGGGCTACGTAGGTCTCGTCGCGGGTACCTGCTTCGCGGACTCGGGTAACGACGTCATCTGCGTGGATATCGACGCGCGGAAGATCGCCCAGCTTCAACAGGGAGAGGTTCCCATCTACGAGCCGGGTCTCGAGGAGCTCATCCGCAAGAACACGCGGGACAGGCGCCTGAGCTTCACCACGGACCTGGCCGCGTCGGTGTCGCGTGCGCAGGTGGTGTTCATCGCCGTGGGCACGCCCGAGGGTGAGACGGGCGAGGCGGACCTCCAGTACGTGCTGGCGGCGGCGGAGCAGATCGGCCGGGCGATGCGCCAGTACACGGTGGTGGTGGACAAGAGCACCGTGCCGGTGGGCACCGCGGACAAGGTGCGCGAGGTCATCTCCCGCGTGACGGAGGTGGAGTTCGACGTCGTCTCCAACCCCGAGTTCCTCAAGGAGGGAGCGGCGCTGGACGACTTCCTCAAGCCGGACCGGGTGGTGATCGGCACGGAGTCGGAGCGGGCGCGCAAGGTGATGGGCCAGTTGTACGCGCCGTTCGTGCGCACGGAGAACCCCATCCTCTACATGGACACGCGCTCGGCCGAGCTGACGAAGTACGCGGCCAACGCGATGCTGGCCACGCGCATCTCGTTCATGAACGACATCGCCGCGCTCTGCGAGCGGGTGGGCGCGGACGTGGACTTCGTGCGCAAGGGAATGGGGGCGGACAAGCGCATCGGCTACCCGTTCCTCTTCCCGGGCGTGGGCTACGGCGGCTCGTGCTTCCCCAAGGACGTGAAGGCGCTGGTGGCCAAGGGCCGCGAGCAGGGCCTGGAGTTGGATCTGCTGCGCGCGGTGGAGCGCACCAACGAGCGGCAGAAGAAGGCGCTGGTGCACAAGGCGCTCAAGCACTTCGGCTCGCTGGACGGGCGCAAGTTCGCGGTGTGGGGCCTGGCCTTCAAGCCGAAGACGGACGACATGCGCGAGGCCCCGTCCATCGAGGTCATCGAGGGCCTGCTGGCCAAGGGCGCGCAGGTGTCGGCGCATGACCCCGTGGCCGAGCGCACGGCGCGGCGGGTGTTCGGCGAGCGCATCCGCTACACGAACGTGCCCTACGAGGCGCTGGAGGGCGCGGACGCGCTCTTCGTCGTCACCGAGTGGAACGAGTTCCGCCACCCGGACTTCGAGCGCATGAAGGCGCTGATGAAGACCCCTGTCATCTTCGACGGCCGCAACATCTACGACCCGTCGCGGATGAAGGAGCTGGGCTTCTCGTACATGGGTCTGGGCAGGCGGTAG
- a CDS encoding DUF3396 domain-containing protein — MSKHYPRIRIDRGAYFIREGVSIDFYMHPHSHMGQGVIGALDAYVRAVGPQTLDGYVDEEGDWQKLDDAILARIRDEMLAGTKPTLLLTGTPHVEQWYQFQYRGKRPDLPAMRYLPGAMSAMSVWLPTEYLEEHGPGRVCELAMELASSLPFLCSGYAGLSFHCSTDMVGVMNKIKKFCFRYPGLDIPDLGWLSLHIGTHVRGPAWLTFLGQPLLGQLGGVAELRSRLRSEGTTVQEMEGDRAVITLGPWPKAGDTERGDVLPAYRELARVLEPWLYHQEKGRRPVFTPEDMLRWERRFLD, encoded by the coding sequence ATGAGCAAGCACTACCCGAGAATCCGTATTGACCGCGGAGCTTATTTCATACGCGAAGGCGTGAGCATTGACTTCTACATGCATCCCCATTCCCACATGGGGCAAGGAGTGATTGGTGCCCTGGATGCGTATGTGCGCGCAGTGGGTCCCCAGACGCTCGACGGATATGTGGACGAAGAAGGAGACTGGCAGAAGCTCGATGATGCCATTCTGGCGCGCATCCGGGACGAAATGCTCGCGGGCACCAAGCCTACCCTGTTGCTGACGGGCACACCGCATGTCGAACAATGGTATCAGTTCCAATACCGGGGTAAGCGACCCGATCTGCCCGCGATGCGCTATCTGCCGGGAGCCATGAGTGCAATGAGCGTCTGGCTGCCCACTGAATATCTGGAAGAGCACGGGCCGGGACGGGTTTGTGAGTTGGCGATGGAATTGGCCTCTTCCCTGCCATTCCTCTGCTCCGGTTACGCAGGCCTCTCCTTCCACTGCTCCACCGACATGGTAGGGGTGATGAACAAAATCAAGAAGTTCTGTTTCCGCTACCCGGGCCTGGATATCCCCGACCTGGGATGGCTCTCGTTACACATTGGCACCCACGTGCGTGGTCCCGCATGGCTGACCTTCCTCGGCCAACCGCTGCTGGGACAACTGGGTGGCGTGGCGGAGTTGCGCTCACGACTGCGTTCCGAGGGCACTACCGTCCAGGAAATGGAAGGTGACAGGGCCGTCATCACGCTGGGCCCATGGCCCAAGGCGGGAGACACCGAACGCGGTGACGTACTGCCCGCGTATCGCGAACTCGCACGCGTCCTGGAGCCCTGGCTCTACCACCAGGAGAAAGGCCGCCGCCCCGTGTTCACCCCGGAAGACATGCTCCGCTGGGAGCGCCGCTTCCTCGACTGA
- a CDS encoding O-antigen ligase family protein, translated as MFPVSDSHSRLSRYALGAEGVLAMLLVLLPLALGSAPGWVLWPLVALSGLAFVLACVGARRQGRALYLPPLALPLGAGALLCLLQLVPLPPGLLAVLSPEAAGLRDFALVPLGLDGPRPLSLDPPATWRELARHLAYLLTFVAAVQVCRSSRARRRLLSTLAFTGAGVASLGLLHALLSLDRLFGVIAFIHARPPLLTPFGNPNHLAAFLTLSATVALGLALSSGTRVRAVPFAVAGVLSGAGVLLTLSRGGIAFFVFGQLAFVLLLLGRRAEKARARTWRRGGAVLLCFLAVLVVGGYVASERISAELATADSVEELRQSKMELWPEVASAARAFPLGMGRGAFESVFPRYQTRPVINTSTHPENAVLQLASELGVPGVLLLAMLLWGFGRLLRRERLGVMEMAVLAGVAALGLHDLFDFSLELPASAVAAWVALATVARSDDWERSGSPRGHAPLPVLAVGVVLTAVGLAALVPGRSTLATAEEELGGLVAARAPLAEVRARGLALIDRHPADHGLQDLMGIALADAGPSEAVEALAFANRALFLNPQDARAHRVAARALLTLGRRTQAFLEYRLAFGAGDRELVWREALGRARTLAELQALTPDSPADVVPFATELIRTGHAEEALPWLAWARERLGEAPEVVGLWEREARLRLDRRELVEAESASAEVSRRAPDVLSSHLLHADVLRAQGRKEEALEFLEALRTRFPGDEELAFTLARQQVDLGLTRRARETLQQVAPFLSSLPHRAQLFMLEGASYEQEGHRARALESWKSVARIQPGPEAWFKVASLHESLHQLDAAARAVREGLRLLPADKRAEGEAWVDRLETAERQRMESRRRERIGDADERDQLLRVLGSEEDVRADGDEGL; from the coding sequence ATGTTCCCCGTGTCTGACTCCCACTCCCGGCTCTCCCGGTATGCCCTCGGCGCCGAGGGAGTGCTGGCGATGCTGCTGGTGCTGCTGCCGCTGGCGCTCGGGAGCGCGCCGGGCTGGGTTCTCTGGCCGCTCGTGGCGCTCTCGGGACTCGCCTTCGTCCTGGCGTGTGTGGGGGCCAGGAGGCAGGGCCGGGCGCTGTACCTCCCGCCGCTCGCGCTTCCCCTCGGGGCGGGGGCCCTCCTCTGCCTGCTTCAGCTCGTGCCGTTGCCGCCGGGGCTCCTCGCCGTCCTGAGCCCCGAGGCCGCCGGGCTGCGTGACTTCGCCCTCGTTCCCCTGGGACTGGACGGCCCGCGGCCCCTGTCGCTGGACCCGCCCGCCACCTGGCGCGAGCTGGCCCGGCACCTGGCGTACCTGCTCACCTTCGTCGCCGCCGTGCAGGTGTGCCGCTCCAGCCGCGCGCGCCGCCGGCTGTTGAGCACGCTCGCCTTCACGGGAGCGGGGGTGGCCTCGCTGGGGCTGCTGCACGCGTTGCTCAGCCTCGACAGGCTCTTCGGCGTCATCGCCTTCATCCACGCGCGGCCACCGCTCCTCACGCCCTTCGGCAATCCCAACCACCTCGCGGCCTTTCTCACCCTGTCGGCCACCGTGGCGTTGGGGCTCGCGCTCTCCAGTGGGACGCGGGTGCGCGCGGTGCCCTTCGCGGTGGCCGGCGTGCTGAGCGGAGCCGGCGTGCTGCTGACCCTCTCGCGCGGGGGCATCGCCTTCTTCGTCTTCGGGCAGCTCGCCTTCGTGCTGTTGCTGCTCGGGCGCCGGGCGGAGAAGGCGCGGGCGCGCACGTGGCGCCGGGGCGGGGCCGTGCTGCTGTGTTTCCTCGCGGTGCTCGTGGTGGGCGGCTACGTCGCCTCCGAGCGCATCTCCGCCGAGCTGGCCACCGCGGACAGCGTGGAGGAGCTGCGCCAGAGCAAGATGGAGCTGTGGCCGGAGGTGGCCTCGGCCGCGCGAGCCTTCCCGCTCGGCATGGGGCGCGGTGCCTTCGAGTCCGTCTTCCCCCGCTACCAGACCCGGCCCGTCATCAATACCTCCACGCACCCGGAGAACGCGGTGCTGCAGCTCGCCAGCGAGCTCGGGGTGCCCGGGGTGTTGCTGCTCGCCATGCTGCTGTGGGGCTTCGGCCGGTTGCTGCGCCGGGAGAGGCTGGGGGTGATGGAGATGGCGGTGCTGGCGGGCGTGGCGGCGCTCGGGCTGCACGACCTCTTCGATTTCAGTCTGGAGCTTCCCGCGAGCGCGGTGGCGGCCTGGGTGGCACTGGCCACCGTGGCCCGGTCCGATGACTGGGAGCGCTCCGGGTCCCCGCGCGGCCATGCGCCCCTGCCGGTGCTCGCGGTGGGAGTGGTGCTCACGGCCGTGGGACTGGCCGCGCTCGTTCCCGGCCGGAGCACCTTGGCCACGGCCGAGGAGGAGCTCGGCGGACTCGTCGCCGCGCGCGCCCCGCTCGCCGAGGTGCGTGCCCGGGGGCTCGCGCTCATCGACCGGCACCCGGCGGATCATGGGCTCCAGGACTTGATGGGCATCGCCCTCGCGGACGCGGGGCCCTCGGAGGCGGTGGAGGCGCTCGCCTTCGCCAACCGGGCCCTCTTCCTGAACCCGCAGGATGCACGGGCCCACCGCGTGGCGGCGCGAGCCCTGCTCACGCTGGGCCGCCGCACCCAGGCCTTCCTCGAATACCGCCTGGCCTTCGGGGCGGGAGACCGGGAGCTGGTGTGGCGGGAGGCGCTCGGGCGGGCGCGCACCCTCGCCGAGCTCCAGGCCCTCACGCCGGACTCGCCGGCGGACGTGGTGCCCTTCGCCACGGAGCTCATCCGGACGGGGCACGCGGAGGAGGCGCTTCCCTGGCTCGCCTGGGCCCGCGAGCGCCTCGGCGAGGCTCCCGAGGTGGTGGGCTTGTGGGAGCGCGAGGCACGTCTGCGGCTCGACCGGCGCGAGCTGGTGGAGGCCGAGTCCGCCAGCGCCGAGGTGTCCCGCCGGGCACCGGACGTGCTCTCCTCGCACCTGCTGCACGCGGACGTGCTCCGGGCCCAGGGCCGGAAGGAGGAGGCGCTCGAGTTCCTCGAGGCGCTGCGCACCCGCTTCCCGGGTGACGAGGAGCTGGCCTTCACGCTGGCGCGGCAGCAGGTGGACCTGGGCCTGACGCGGCGTGCGCGGGAGACGCTCCAGCAGGTGGCGCCCTTCCTTTCGAGCCTGCCGCATCGGGCCCAGCTGTTCATGCTGGAGGGGGCCAGCTACGAGCAGGAGGGGCACCGCGCGCGGGCGCTCGAGTCGTGGAAGTCGGTGGCGCGCATCCAGCCCGGCCCCGAGGCCTGGTTCAAGGTGGCGAGTCTGCACGAATCGCTGCACCAGTTGGACGCCGCGGCGCGGGCGGTGCGCGAGGGATTGAGGCTGCTGCCCGCCGACAAGCGCGCGGAGGGGGAGGCGTGGGTGGACCGCCTGGAGACGGCGGAGCGCCAGCGCATGGAGTCCCGGCGTCGCGAGCGGATTGGGGACGCGGACGAGCGGGACCAGCTGCTGCGGGTGCTGGGGTCGGAGGAGGACGTGAGGGCCGACGGAGACGAGGGACTCTGA